A stretch of Eubalaena glacialis isolate mEubGla1 chromosome 10, mEubGla1.1.hap2.+ XY, whole genome shotgun sequence DNA encodes these proteins:
- the ACTN3 gene encoding alpha-actinin-3, which yields MLLLEVISGERLSRPDKGKMRFHKIANVNKALDFIASKGVKLVSIGAEEVVDGNLKMTLGMIWTIILRFAIQDISVEETSAKEGLLLWCQRKTAPYRNVNVQNFHTSWKDGLALCALIHRHRPDLIDYTKLRKDDPIGNLNTAFEVAEKYLDIPKMLDAEDIVNTPKPDEKAVMTYVSCFYHAFAGAEQAETAANRICKVLAVNQENEKLMEEYEKLASELLEWIRRTVPWLENRIGEPSMNAMQHRLEDFRDYRRLHKPPRVQEKCQLEINFNTLQTKLRLSQRPAFMPSEGKLVSDIANAWGALQQAEKGYEDWLLSEIRHLQRLQHLAEKFQQKASLHEAWTQSKEEMLSQRDYASASLQEVRALLRHHEASESDLAAQQDRVEHVAALAQELNDLDYHEVASVNSRCQAICDQWDNLGTLTQKRRDALERMEKLLETIDQLQLEFARRVAPFNNWLDGAVEDLQDVWLVHSVEETQSLVTAHEQFKATLPEADRERGAILNIQGEIQKICQTYGLRPSSTNPYIALSPQDINTKWDTVLKLVPSRDQTLHEELTRQQVNERLRRQFAAQANAVAPWIQGKVEEVGRLAAGMAGSLEEQMAGLRQQEQNIINYKSNIDRLEGDHQLLQEGPVFDNKHTVYSMEHIRVGWEQLLTSIARTINEVENQILTRDAKGLSQEQLNEFRASFNHFDRKQNGMMEPDDFRACLISMGYDLGEVEFARIMTMVDPNAAGVVIFQAFIDFMTRETAETDTAEQVVASFKILAGDKNYITPEELRRELPAEQAEYCIRRMAPYKGAGAPAGALDYVAFSSALYGESDL from the exons ATGTTGCTCCTGGAGGTCATTTCAG gagAGAGGCTGTCCAGGCCAGACAAAGGCAAGATGCGCTTCCACAAGATCGCCAATGTCAACAAGGCCCTGGACTTCATTGCCAGCAAGGGGGTGAAGCTGGTGTCCATCGGTGCCGAAG AGGTTGTCGACGGGAACCTGAAGATGACCCTGGGCATGATCTGGACCATCATCCTTCGCTTCGCCATCCAGGACATCTCCGTGGAAG AAACCTCTGCCAAGGAGGGCTTGCTCCTGTGGTGTCAGCGGAAGACGGCGCCGTACCGCAACGTCAATGTGCAGAACTTCCACACCAG CTGGAAGGATGGCCTGGCCCTCTGTGCTCTCATCCACCGGCACCGCCCCGACCTCATTGACTACACCAAACTGCGCAAG GATGACCCCATCGGCAACCTGAACACTGCCTTCGAGGTGGCAGAGAAGTACCTGGACATCCCCAAGATGTTGGATGCAGAAG ACATCGTGAACACCCCAAAGCCTGATGAGAAGGCCGTCATGACCTACGTTTCCTGCTTCTACCACGCCTTCGCGGGGGCGGAGCAG gCAGAGACAGCCGCCAACAGGATCTGCAAGGTGCTGGCCGTGAACCAGGAGAACGAGAAGCTGATGGAGGAGTACGAGAAGCTGGCCAGTGAG CTGCTGGAATGGATCCGCCGCACCGTGCCGTGGCTGGAGAACCGCATCGGCGAGCCCAGCATGAACGCCATGCAGCACAGGCTGGAGGACTTCCGGGACTACCGGCGCCTGCACAAGCCGCCCCGCGTGCAGGAGAAGTGCCAGCTGGAGATCAACTTCAACACATTGCAAACCAAGCTGCGGCTGAGCCAACGGCCCGCCTTCATGCCATCTGAGGGCAAGCTGGTCTCG GACATCGCCAACGCATGGGGGGCGCTGCAGCAAGCGGAGAAGGGCTATGAGGACTGGCTGCTCTCGGAGATCCGGCACCTGCAGCGGCTGCAGCACCTGGCAGAGAAGTTCCAGCAGAAGGCCTCCCTGCACGAAGCCTGGACCCAGA GCAAGGAGGAGATGCTGAGCCAGCGGGACTACGCGTCGGCTTCGCTGCAGGAGGTGCGGGCGCTGCTGCGGCACCACGAGGCCTCTGAGAGCGACCTGGCGGCGCAGCAGGACCGCGTGGAGCATGTCGCTGCGCTGGCCCAGGAGCTCAA TGATCTAGACTACCACGAGGTGGCCTCGGTGAACAGCCGCTGCCAGGCCATCTGCGACCAGTGGGACAACCTGGGCACGTTGACCCAGAAGAGGCGGGATGCGCTAGAG CGGATGGAGAAGCTCCTAGAGACCATCGACCAGCTGCAGCTGGAGTTTGCCCGGCGGGTAGCGCCCTTCAACAACTGGCTGGACGGCGCCGTGGAGGACCTGCAGGACGTGTGGCTGGTGCACTCGGTGGAGGAGACCCAG aGCCTGGTGACAGCACACGAGCAGTTCAAGGCAACATTGCCCGAGGCCGACCGAGAGAGGGGAGCCATCCTGAACATCCAGGGTGAGATCCAGAAGATCTGCCAAACATACGGGCTGCGGCCCAGCTCCACCAACCCGTACATCGCCCTCAGCCCGCAGGACATCAACACCAAGTGGGACACG GTCCTAAAGCTGGTACCCAGCCGTGACCAGACGCTGCACGAGGAGCTGACAAGGCAACAGGTGAACGAGAGGCTCCGGCGGCAGTTTGCAGCCCAGGCCAATGCCGTCGCGCCCTGGATCCAGGGGAAGGTGGAG GAAGTGGGGCGCCTGGCAGCGGGAATGGCCGGctctctggaggagcagatggcGGGGCTGCGGCAGCAGGAGCAGAACATCATCAACTACAAGAGCAACATCGACCGGCTGGAGGGTGACCACCAGCTGCTGCAGGAGGGCCCGGTGTTCGACAATAAGCACACCGTCTACAGCATGGAG CACATCCGTGTGGGCTGGGAGCAGCTGCTCACCTCCATTGCCCGCACCATCAACGAGGTGGAGAACCAGATACTGACCCGAGACGCCAAGGGCCTGAGCCAGGAGCAGCTCAACGAGTTCCGGGCATCCTTCAACCACTTTGACCGG AAGCAGAATGGCATGATGGAGCCCGACGACTTCCGGGCCTGCCTCATCTCCATGGGCTACGACCTG GGGGAAGTGGAGTTTGCTCGAATCATGACCATGGTGGACCCCAACGCAGCCGGGGTCGTGATCTTCCAGGCCTTCATCGACTTCATGACCCGAGAGACAGCCGAGACCGACACGGCTGAGCAGGTTGTGGCCTCGTTCAAGATCCTGGCGGGAGACAAG aaCTACATCACGCCTGAGGAGCTGCGGCGGGAACTCCCAGCTGAGCAGGCCGAGTACTGCATCCGCCGCATGGCGCCCTACAAGGGGGCCGGGGCTCCAGCTGGAGCCCTGGACTACGTGGCCTTCTCCAGTGCCCTCTACGGGGAGAGCGACCTCTGA